In the genome of Limanda limanda chromosome 15, fLimLim1.1, whole genome shotgun sequence, one region contains:
- the fignl1 gene encoding fidgetin-like protein 1 yields MSGAHLDEWQRRSFDISSGNCTPEQTADAYRAHILSIQYAWASSQLSQAGMASLLRTYSERYAAVLDSDDPRTGLNNYAESALHLARSQRNHSDKWESSLTTESVLELPCVQKMILAQTGGGGGGSLVEPADVNLSVGPESRGSSLSAPFSAVRSDAALLKPIGPPQSKTEVNGGNNPANIHAERPRGSEGISANPNSSSRPSARPQSVFSPSSVPPQGSPGPAGGTQNFQSSIFSTSNPSKRKNFYNPDGGDVGRGSHGGPAATDLRPGGNFKTAREQFIIDKQKKNSHQPQRGQAPGMAAAGKKSLGANRPRGAFSKFVSPIPRQDEEDGGESRSSNTEPQVVDESLKNFEPKIVELIMSEIMDHGPPVSWDDIAGLEFAKTTIKEIVVWPMMRPDIFTGLRGPPKGILLFGPPGTGKTLIGKCIASQSGATFFSISASSLTSKWVGEGEKMVRALFAIARCHQPAVIFIDEIDSLLSQRTDGEHDSSRRIKTEFLVQLDGAATAAEDRVLVVGATNRPQEIDEAARRRLAKRLYIPLPEATARWQIVTNLMAQEKNQLMEPELSSVVTGTEGFSGADMTQLCREAALGPIRSIQLNDIATITADQVRPILYCDFQEALKTVRPSVSSKDLELYEEWNKTFGCGR; encoded by the coding sequence ATGAGTGGCGCACACCTGGACGAATGGCAGAGGAGGTCCTTTGACATTTCATCTGGCAACTGTACACCTGAACAGACGGCAGATGCCTACCGGGCCCACATCCTCTCCATTCAGTATGCATGGGCAAGCTCCCAGCTCTCACAGGCCGGCATGGCCAGCCTGCTCAGGACCTACTCGGAGCGCTATGCCGCGGTGCTGGACTCGGATGACCCCCGCACGGGGCTCAACAACTACGCAGAGAGCGCCCTGCATCTGGCCCGCAGTCAGAGGAACCACAGCGACAAATGGGAGTCGTCCCTGACCACGGAGAGTGTGCTGGAGCTGCCCTGCGTGCAAAAGATGATACTGGCACagacagggggaggaggaggaggctcccTTGTGGAACCAGCAGATGTTAACTTATCTGTGGGACCAGAGAGCAGAGGCAGCTCCCTGTCCGCTCCCTTTTCTGCTGTCAGGTCAGACGCTGCATTATTGAAACCTATAGGACCACCACAGTCTAAAACAGAGGTTAACGGTGGCAATAATCCTGCGAATATTCATGCAGAGAGGCCAAGAGGCTCTGAGGGAATCTCAGCTAATCCAAACTCATCCTCTCGACCTTCAGCTCGACCACAATCCGTGTTTAGTCCTTCTTCAGTTCCTCCACAGGGAAGCCCTGGCCCTGCAGGTGGCACACAAAACTTCCAGTCCTCCATCTTCTCTACCTCAAATCCATCTAAGCGGAAGAATTTTTACAACCCAGACGGAGGGGACGTTGGCAGGGGCTCACACGGAGGTCCAGCAGCCACCGACCTGCGACCTGGGGGCAACTTCAAAACGGCCCGCGAGCAGTTTATCATtgacaaacagaagaagaattCCCATCAGCCCCAGCGAGGCCAGGCCCCTGGGATGGCAGCAGCTGGGAAAAAATCTCTGGGCGCTAACAGGCCTCGAGGTGCATTTTCTAAATTTGTGTCACCCATCCCACGACAGGATgaggaggacgggggggagAGCCGTAGCTCCAACACGGAGCCTCAGGTCGTGGACGAGAGTCTGAAAAACTTTGAGCCAAAGATAGTGGAGCTGATCATGAGTGAGATCATGGACCATGGGCCTCCTGTGTCCTGGGATGACATTGCAGGTCTGGAGTTTGCCAAGACCACCATAAAGGAGATAGTGGTTTGGCCCATGATGCGACCGGACATCTTTACCGGCCTCAGGGGTCCACCCAAAGGCATCCTGTTGTTCGGGCCCCCGGGAACAGGAAAAACTCTGATAGGAAAATGTATTGCATCTCAATCAGGTGCCACATTCTTCAGCATCAGTGCCTCATCGCTCACATCGAAGTGGGTCGGTGAAGGAGAAAAAATGGTGCGGGCCTTGTTCGCCATCGCCCGCTGTCACCAGCCCGCTGTCATTTTTATTGATGAAATTGACTCGCTGCTGTCCCAGCGAACAGACGGGGAACACGACTCCTCACGCAGGATCAAGACAGAGTTCTTGGTTCAGCTGGACGGAGCAGCTACAGCAGCGGAGGACCGGGTCCTCGTGGTGGGCGCCACCAATCGGCCTCAGGAGATAGACGAGGCTGCCCGGCGGCGCCTGGCGAAGAGGTTATACATCCCGCTGCCTGAAGCAACAGCCCGGTGGCAGATCGTGACCAACCTCATGGCCCAGGAGAAGAACCAGCTGATGGAGCCGGAGCTGAGCAGCGTGGTGACGGGTACCGAGGGCTTCTCCGGGGCTGACATGACTCAGCTGTGTCGAGAGGCGGCGCTGGGGCCCATCCGAAGCATCCAGCTCAACGACATCGCCACCATCACCGCAGACCAGGTGCGACCGATCCTCTACTGTGATTTCCAGGAGGCTCTGAAGACGGTTCGACCCAGTGTCTCATCGAAAGATCTGGAGCTGTATGAAGAGTGGAACAAGACTTTTGGATGTGGCCGTTAA
- the ttl gene encoding tubulin--tyrosine ligase has product MIRPRSQCGVMNSPVYTFVTRDDNSTVYAEVSKILLATGQWKRLKRDNPRFNLILGERNRLPFGRLGHEPGLVQLVNYYRGADKLCRKASLVKLIKTSPELSDSCNWFPESYIIYPTNLKTPVAPATNGMSHLKSNPKTDEREVFLASYHSKKESGEGTAWIAKSSAGAKGAGIMISHDANQLLEYIDNQGQVHVIQKYLENPLLLEPGHRKFDIRSWVLVDHQYNIYLYREGVLRTSSEPYNDSDLQDMTSHLTNHCIQKEHSQNYGRYEEGNEMFFDEFRLYMLNTHNVALETSILPQIKQIIKGCLSCIEPSISTKHLSYQSFQLFGFDFMVDESFKVWLIEINGAPACAQKLYSELCQGIVDVAISSVFTLSSSSDSPSASTSPYSSSPSSMFTTNSCSSPKLRAPLHVGPFTRL; this is encoded by the exons ATGATAAGACCTCGCAGTCAGTGTGGCGTCATGAATTCCCCAGTGTACACCTTTGTCACCCGTGACGACAACAGCACTGTTTATGCTGAAGTTTCCAAAATCCTGCTCGCAACTGGACAATggaagaggctgaaaagagaCAACCCCAGATTCAACTTGATCCTGGGGGAACGGAACAGGCTTCCCTTCGGACGCCTAG GTCATGAACCCGGACTGGTGCAGCTGGTCAACTACTACAGAGGAGCAGACAAGCTCTGCAGAAAGGCGTCCTTGGTCAA GCTGATAAAGACCAGCCCGGAGCTGTCCGACTCCTGTAACTGGTTCCCAGAATCCTACATCATCTATCCCACTAACCTCAAGACCCCGGTGGCTCCAGCCACAAATGGCATGAGCCATCTGAAGAGCAATCCTAAAACAGATGAGCGGGAGGTTTTCTTGGCTTCTTATCACTCTAAAAAGGAAAGTGGGGAGGGAACAGCCTGGATAGCAAAGTCTTCTGCTGGAGCTAAAG GGGCTGGTATTATGATATCTCACGATGCTAATCAGCTGCTGGAGTACATCGATAATCAGGGTCAGGTTCATGTCATTCAGAAGTACCTGGAGAATCCTTTACTCCTGGAGCCGGGACATCGGAAATTTGACATAAG GAGCTGGGTGCTAGTGGACCACCAGTATAACATCTATCTGTACCGGGAGGGTGTGCTGCGGACTTCCTCAGAGCCCTACAACGACTCTGACCTCCAGGACATGACCAGCCACCTGACCAACCACTGCATCCAGAAGGAGCACTCCCAGAACTACGGCCGCTATGAGGAGGGCAACGAGATGTTCTTTGACGAGTTCAGGCTGTACATGCTGAACACTCACAATGTCGCCCTGGAGACGAGCATATTACCTCAGATCAAGCAGATCATAAA GGGCTGTCTTTCATGTATCGAGCCGTCGATCAGCACCAAGCACCTGTCCTACCAGAGCTTCCAGCTCTTTGGATTTGACTTCATGGTGGACGAGAGCTTCAAAGTGTGGCTCATTGAGATCAACGGAGCTCCAGCCTGTGCACA gaaacTATACTCAGAGCTATGTCAAGGCATTGTGGATGTGGCCATTTCCAGTGTCTTcaccctgagcagcagcagtgactccccctctgcctccacctctccttattcctcctctccatcctccatgTTCACCACCAACTCCTGTTCCTCTCCCAAACTGAGAGCCCCTCTTCACGTCGGCCCTTTCACTCGACTGTAA